The genomic DNA AGCACAAAAAAGTGCAAATTGGGTCATATGCTCACCTTGAATGACAGGAGCAAAAGACCTGTTAATGAATAGCCTTTATAATTTAAAAAATAAACAGGAGGATAAATTTATGCCAAGAGTTTTTGAAGGACATTTACTGGGACAAGGATTAAAATTTGGTATTGTTGTAGGGCGATTTAACGAATTTATTACCAATAAATTGTTGAGCGGCGCCCTGGACGCTTTAATACGTCACGGTGTTGCGGAGCAAGACGTTGATATTGCCTGGGTGCCGGGCGCTTTTGAGATACCTCTGGCGGCTAAGAAAATGGCAGCTGCCGGCCGGTATGACGGAGTGATTTGCCTGGGGGCTGTTATTAGGGGAGCAACCCCGCATTTTGATTATGTTGCAGCGGAGGTTTCTAAAGGGGTAGCCAAAGTAGGTTTGGATGCAGGCATACCGGTAGTTTTTGGTGTTTTGACAGTGGATACCATTGAACAAGCCATTGAACGGGCCGGCACCAAAGCCGGCAATAAAGGTTGGGAAGCTGCCAACACAGCCATTGAGATGGCTAATTTAATGAAGTCTCTCTAAAAAGCAAGCACCCGCCGGATATAACCGGCGGGTCTAAATTAAAATAGGCTCT from Desulforamulus hydrothermalis Lam5 = DSM 18033 includes the following:
- the ribE gene encoding 6,7-dimethyl-8-ribityllumazine synthase is translated as MPRVFEGHLLGQGLKFGIVVGRFNEFITNKLLSGALDALIRHGVAEQDVDIAWVPGAFEIPLAAKKMAAAGRYDGVICLGAVIRGATPHFDYVAAEVSKGVAKVGLDAGIPVVFGVLTVDTIEQAIERAGTKAGNKGWEAANTAIEMANLMKSL